Genomic DNA from Anas platyrhynchos isolate ZD024472 breed Pekin duck chromosome 30, IASCAAS_PekinDuck_T2T, whole genome shotgun sequence:
CATCTCTCACtccatttccttcctccctcagcAGGAACACTGGGgcatttctctgtgtttctccTTCCAACCATTCTGCCCTTAGTATTTCGCTCAGACTCTCTGGACAGTGGGATTAAAGCCAGATCTCAAACACCAGAATACTGAGTCCTGCTCTGGTGGTGCATCCTGGGAGCAAAGTGCTTATGCACTTCTAGTCAATATGGCTCTGGGCACTGTGGTGTGTTGGGCTCAGAAATTAGCTGTTTCTGTTCAGGTCACTCTGGTTTAAGGACATCCAGCATTGGCCCTGGACAATTGCCCCTTCTGCTGGAGGATGATAAACAGCCCCTCTGTAATACAGGTGCACTGAATCTGAACTAAACTATGGGTTTCAAAATGTGTCACCACCTTTCATAGGTACCCAGTGCATGTCCCTTTGTCTTTGGATGGGAGCTGAGGCCAAGATGCATCAGATGTCCAACAGTAGCTCCATCACGgaattcctcctcctgccatttgcagacacacgggagctgcagctcctgcactttgcgctcttcctgggcatctacctggctgccctcctgggcaacggcctcgtcctcaccgccgtagcctgcgaccaccgcctccacacccccatgtacttcttcctcctcaacctctccGTGattgacctgggctgcatctccaccactgtccccaaagccatggccaattccctctgggacaccagggccatttcctatgcaggatgtgctgcacaggtctttctgattgtcttcttgttttcagcagagcattctattctcaccatcatgtcgtatgaccgctacgttgctatctgcaagcccctgcactatgggcgcctcctgggcagcagagcttgtgcccagatggcagcagctgcctggggcagtggctttctcaatgcaaTCCTTCACATGGCCAATACTTTTTCACTGCCACTGTGTGGAGGAAATACCCTGGActagttcttctgtgaaattccccagatcctcaagttctcctgctcacactcctacCTCAGGAAATTTTGGCTTCTTCTGGTTGGTTTCAGTTT
This window encodes:
- the LOC139999832 gene encoding olfactory receptor 14C36-like, yielding MHQMSNSSSITEFLLLPFADTRELQLLHFALFLGIYLAALLGNGLVLTAVACDHRLHTPMYFFLLNLSVIDLGCISTTVPKAMANSLWDTRAISYAGCAAQVFLIVFLFSAEHSILTIMSYDRYVAICKPFSCSHSYLRKFWLLLVGFSLAFGCFVFIVLSYVQIFRAVLGMPFKQGRPKAFSTCLPHLAVVSLFLSTAMFAYLKPTTFSYTALDLVVAVLYSVVPPTLNPLIYSMRNQELKGAIRKVFSGMFLKGAYFPFFLRK